AGGGCCGGGCGCTCGCCAGGGCGGGGGGAGCCCCATCTCACCGGGGTCGCGGGCCAGAGCCAGGATTTCTCCAGCCCCCCATTGGGCTAATTCCCCGCGAGGAACCAGGTCCTGCGTCTTCGGGGAGCAGTTAGAAACGAAGAATTGCAGAACCGGCTGCAACTTGCTCTCAAATACGTAAAGCCATGATGGAGGTGGTGCCAAAATGGGCGCAGACGGTGACAGGACAGGCCGGGGAGCCACGGGGCCTTCCCCACGTCTCGTTCCTCCCCTGTGAGCTGCCGCCCCGGGTGGTGCCGGCTGGCCGGGGGCCCTGGGCGATGGGATGGCCACAGCTCGGCCTCCTCGCCGGGCAGTGATGCTCACCCCGAGGGCTGGGGTCCGTCACCCATTTTACCGGGACCAGGTAAAAGGCCCTCGCAGGGCGGCCATGGGGACCACGGCAGGGCCGGGGCGAGGCCGCTGTCGCCATTGCTCCCGCCAGGCCGCCCGCACCGCGGATCAGCAGTCATGGCAGCACTTCACGTTTCCCGAGCTGGACCCCAGCTCCTGGCAGGCCCTGCCTCGCCCTGGGCGGCTCCTCATGCCCAGGCTGCCATGTGCCCACCGCCGCCAAGGCCCGGCCGCCCCAGGCCCCTCTCCGGCCGTGGTGACCGCGGACACCGGCTGCGGGAACAGGGAGGTCGCGGCCCAGCTTCCCCTCGCGAGCGCTGGCTCAGTCCTGTGCTCTCCGACAGCTTCTCCACGTGCTTCTCGACCGAGTTAACCACTCATCCGCCCACCCAGGGCGCAGCCGGGCTCCGAGCATTGCCAATGCCCCCAGTGCTGTTCGCTCATGGCCCCGGGCCTGGGTGTTTCCCAGGCTCGGCGTCCGTCACCCCGGCCTTGGGTCACAGCTGACGTGAGCCAGCACCTTGCTCGGTGCTTCCCCAGCTGCGCCAGCGCAAAGCATGGCACCGCTCTGCCGGACGAGCCCCGCAGGCTCCTGGCGGGACCTCTGCCACCATCCCAGGCCAGGGAGGGCCGAGGGGTCCGCGGGAGCGACGCGGCAGAGCGCAACTCCCAGCACTAACAGCATCCTCCAGCCCCCACCTCGGAGCCCAGCTCTCCCTGCTTAATTAGGGAGCCTCCCGCCCCCGCAGAGGTGCAGCCCCCGCCCCAGCCCAGCGGGACTCCCGACAGCGCGAGGCCTTGATTAGCTCTTCCTTTTAATTAGTCTCATTCAGAGGTGTTGCTTCCTTCAACCTTGGgctgcctttgctttctctttccggCCTGTTAACTAGAGCTAGACAATCCCCGCTCCCCGCTGCAGCTGCTTCAGCCGCCCTTCCCCACGCTTCAGGCAAACCACTATTTCCTACAAGCCTGGTGGGAAAAACAAGGCCTGGTTTCCTACCAAAAGCAGCAGGCCCTGGAAAGGCCAttaccaagtgccttttttggggtgggggcgATACTTACTGCCTCTCTGCCTGTAGAAGGGCTGATGTCCTGCAAGTGGCAAGCTTCCCTTAGGGCCTCTcttcttcatccagccactgatTTCACGGGAACCCGAAAGTCTGCACTTATTCCGGGGACCTCTGGCCCCATCGTATCTggctgcagctggccagcagGTTCAAAAGTTATTAGGGAGACAGTTTGAGAGAGCGCAGAAGTCAGGTCGGATCTCAAAAGGTGTTGCACAGCTGGGACACTACCAGCAGCTAGCTTCCTCAGCTGAAATCACACACCAAAGGTTGTGACCAGAGGAGAAAGAGGATGAGGGAAAAGTAACAACAGCTCTGCATTTCTGCTCACCGGTGCACACACGAGGGCCGAGCATGCGCTATGATCAACACTGGCAGCCAAGTGCATGGCTGGATCTTTAGAAGGCACTAAGCATTTCCCTAGAGCAGTGATTTGCACCTAGAGTCTGCATCCCCAAGTGTCTAAGGCATTTCCAGGGATCTCTGGGGAAGATAAGGCTCTCGCACAGATAAACAGCTGCTATGATTGCCAGAAAATTCTCCAAGATCCCCCATCACAGTGAAAACTTCTGCATATGCTAAACACTGGGCTCCAGGCAACCAGCTCACTGTCTTCTCACCTCATGGATCTTCCCATGCGAATCCCTGCCCAAGTAGCAAATACCACAAAAACCACTGAACCACTTTCCACCAGCTATGCGAGTGTGATGAGGAGACCACAGCCAGGCCTCTCCCAGCTGCACTGCACCCGCCCAAGGACTTTCTCCTCTAAAGAGAAGCGAAGCAACATGCCCTGTACTGGAGGGGATCACCTGGCACCTGGCCAACAACAGCGCGCAGCAGCCGAGACACCAGCACAGCTTGTGGGTCTCTAGTGCTCTGGGACCTGTGCCTGATGCCTGCTTGCCTTTAGGGGAAGAGTAGAGCACATCCTGCAACCCACCAGGTCCATGTGCCAAGGCCGTTTTACCAAAGGAGCTGCCTCTTCCCATCATGTTCTAACCTTGTCTGCAGATATAATTGCATAAAGACTGCTGTATTCATACAGGATTCATATCATTGAACAGATGGCTAAGCTCACAACATGATTATTATACACTAAAATTCTTCCTGTAAGACCCAATTCCAGGGCAATGATGCAACAAGCAAACCTCAGTTGATCCCACTTCAATATAAATCCCAACCTCTGAATAACTACCCCTCTCAGCTTGCTAGGTAAGATTACAAGAAACCATTTGGCAACCATTTTTCTAAATGCTGTGCTTTGTTTGGCATTTAGTTTCCatcagcagcttaaaaaaaaatcagtaacaaataCTACAGTCTTGGCAGCCATCAGGTTGCAGACAGAATTTAATAACTATTTTCCTTCTTCCACAAATATCAGTACTTGACCTAAGATAAGTTGGATGAGCTGCATGCCAAATCCCCTTTAAGGGTGAGGATCACTACAAAGACTTGAAGGgtaaatgctgcttttcctgtgaaagaaaaactaaaagatACTATAAAATATACCGCAGTGCCTTTAACTATGGTGACATACAACACAGGACTGTAAAGTACATCGAATCCCTAATTAGCCAAATGACTCTTACCCAGAGTAAATTTCAAGGTTTATTTTGTGGATCCAAATCCCTTTTTGTAATTTATTCTCAGTGTCAGTCTCTGTTTGCCTTTATAGCTTACACAGAACTGTAGACTGGacaggaaagagatttttcttgcAGTTTCTTGCAGCTTTCTAATCTTTTGATTATTCCAATTGCCTTACAAATATCATGAAGTCACCAATAGGGCTTCCTATACACACTTTAGTTCTTGTAGTTAAGTGGGGTAACTTTGGATTTTGCACATTACCATTTTTGTATCAGTGATACTTTAACTTGTAGTATTCAAATTACCTGTTTCATTCTTTGCTCTGGGCAGATCAGATATATCCAACATATTTGTCTAACCAATCCATCGCCTGTAGAGATAAATAAACCCTTATGCTTCCTATGGCATCTCCACCAATATGCTGTTTACTTTGGCCATTCCCCAGCAGACAAAACAACTGTTCATCACCCTCTTTGTAAcaattacacacaaaaaaatcattttgaatcaGAGAATACAACTGGCAGAAGCTGTCAAGAATTCAACTAACATAACCCCTCTATTCCAGTGCCAAGTCTAGCTACCAGTAATTCCTGAGAGATGCATGTCTAGCTTGTTCTGAATACAAGAGATTCTGCAACTTCCTACAGAATTCTAGTTCAGCCCTTTACTATCTTTACTGAAAGTTTTTATTAGTCAAACCTAAATCTTCCATCCTACACCTTAGCCTTATTACTTCTACATACCAAAACCCAGAATTCACTCCTTCCCCAGAGTATCCTAGCCACTCGGCTACAGTGACAAAGTCCCACTTGTGCTCTCTCCTTGCCCTACAAGTCTTGCCTACATTGCTAGAAGTGTAGAAAGTTGTCTTAAGAGGAAATACATATGTGAAAGCTTCAGACCAAAGCCATGAGCTCTGGATCTCCGATTGGCTGGACAAGTTCAACAATTATGAGGCTATTACATAAATCTTGGGCACAATCacagccttttttccccataaCATAACATAAAGCCGTTCCAAATGCACTACACAAAGAGCCTGTGTGTCCTTAACTGTACTGGAGTATTCATAGATAATGAAACACGAGCATGCAAGTGAGGCACAGAGCCCAAGCACGCAAACCTCTCCAGTTCTGTGGCAGAGCTCTAATTTCCCTATCATGCTCTCACAAACAGACTTTGAGGAGGCAGGACCCACTAAGCAGGTTCAACTTTTGTTCTTCAGAGTTTGACAATGGCTGTTCTTCATCCTATTAGGTGTGTTTATACACTCTAAAATATTCAGCCCCATTTGGATTGATCttacaacaaatatttaaatacattccAATTCGTCTTTTCCCCTTTAAAGGAAGGTACAAGGTTTGCTCTTCTCCAGTCATTTGAGACCTAACTCCATCCCCTCAGAGTTCACAAAAAAGTGCTTTGGCTAGTACCTTTAATATTCAATCATAAGTCTTCTTTGAACATTATTTAACAACCTCTTTCCTTTAGCCCATGCACCCCTCCCTTATCAAATTTTAGTAAAACTAGTTATGATCAACACTTTCTGCTGAAAACTAAGCAAAAGCGTATTCACCACTATTGCTTCACCCGCTATTTATTCTGTTGTTAAACAATGCACATAAGCTTTCCCCTCTTTCCCTTAACTTTTAATATGCAAAACAATTTATTAGGGATTCTAACTAAAATTCTTTTTGTGTCCTAGGTTTCCTGATTTCATCTCTATCAATGTATGACATGAATGTATCCTAAGCCTTATAGCCCTGTCTTCCTTTCCACACGTTTCCTTTATTTCAAAGTTCTGGATGACAGCATACTAGTCTTTGATTACCTCCTACACTGGGGTAGTTATCTGCTTGGTCATTTAGATTTTTCATCTGCCCTCTTTCCTGAACTTTTTCAGCTTAAGATTTGCCATCTATCAGTATGTTCAAACAACATTCTGACACATTTAGCCTAAACTGAAGATGGGAGATAAGAGATTCCTAAGGATTCCCTGAAGACACTGACACAAGCATTTGGGATCACTTTCATTGAAGAGGCCACACTTACCTTTAGTAGATGATTAAACAGTATTTTATCATAAGGAATATATTAAAAGCTATTTAGTCACTGAGTCAACATTTGTTTCTTACATCTGAACAAGATAATAAAACTTATTTTGCTATGTACATATGCTTTTCTTTACTGTGGTTAAAACCATCCTAACTATTTTTCACTACCTGAAGCCAAATGAGTCCCAGGAGTATTTCTCCTCAAATCTAGAGAACACTGCTTGGATACATCCCTTCACAGCACTGTAAGCACTGCATAAATGCTTCAGAAATTCAGTCAGAGAACTTTCAAACATGAATGTAGTAAAAATTACTCATATTCAGGCCTGAACATATCTGCATTTCAGTTGTCTTCAGCTCAAAAAACCTGGAAAAGAACTAAAGTAATCCTACGAAACTACATGTGCAGAGTCAACTAAATTCGTAATGGGGTGAAAAAATCCGTAACTGTTATAGAGCTCTGAAAGCAAAGGAGACTTTAACTGAGTATGAAAAAAGGCATTGACTACAGCTTTCTCAGCACAAGAttatataaaaaatacagcattttgccTGTTTTTATAGAGCTACTCCATAAAAAATTTCTAAAGTTTGATTTCCATGCAAGTTTACTCATTATTCTGAATCTTGATAATAAAAGCATATTAACATACTCCAACTCAAATAAGAATCCCATTTCACTTAATCTTAATTTACGACATTTCATCACACCAAAGTATGTTCACTGACAGTGAACAGTGCTAAATAAACCTTCTATTTTTAATGGCTTGAAAATCATGAACACAGAATATACAATGGGACAATCTTAGGCTGCCTTAAATTCCAATACATTTGCTGTTTAATTTGGTGTGATATGGGCTTACTGGACTACACATAGGAAATCTCAGGTAAGCACACTCAGCAACTATTATGGACATGTACTTTTTTTTGTTCTGGAACGTAAAAATTTAAGTGGCTTACTCTGAAAGCCTGCTTTACCTTGTGCAGAAAGCATTTGAAACCTGCCCTGAATGCCTCAACATGAAGAGGTACAAAATACTGGAAGCGAGTTCTGATACTAATTCTAGTTTGTTATTTCTTAGCTACCAGAAGTACACTATGCCCAGTCTTTAACCCAACATTTAAAATGTGACAGTCACCCCACtgaaaagcaagatgaaaaaCAACTTTACTATTTCTATACTGCCAAATATCCAAGTGACAGTTCCTAGAAACAATGCCACTTTTTGAACAAAATAGTCTCCCCAACAGGAAGCCTTGAAATGCTGCTTTAATTTAAATTACTTCTAAACAGAACTCTTCTGGGGCAAATCCCATAGCCCAAAGTCAAGGGCTTTTACTACCAAATTCAACTGGCATTGGGATCTTACACGCTTAATATACAACAAGAAATATTTCTCACCATGCTGGCTTTCTGGCAGTTGGACAACACCCacgactgcctttttttttttaatcatcttttgtAAAATTATCAAAGGaattaaatttacattttctaTATTTTCTGTCATTGTTGAAAGTAGTATAAAGCATAAGTCTGCCTTTCTAATGGGCTTTCTTCTTTTGCCAAACTCATTTACTTAACCCCACATTTAATGCAAACGATTGTTCTACATCATGTGGCACCACAGTATGAAAATGGTAATTATAAGACAAAGCTAtttcaaaaaaaccacaaacatcTTTGTGATCAATACTGTTAAGAAAGGAAATACAGATCATAGGACAGCTTTCTTAAAATGTGTGTAAATGTTTGCCAACACATGGCAATAGCTTTCTAAACAAACTGGAACAATGATGAAATGTGACAGCTTCATatataacattatttttaaaatagtcagTACCAGCTATTAATAGGGGCTATATTTTTCAGGCAATATACCTTTTGAACTATAAAAACAAGTCCACTTGGCATAACCTGGCACACGTGAAAAGTGCTCTTCTTGGCTGTACCTCCCCACATTGCATCAGTTCAGAAGCTTTCAAGTTCTATCAGTCTCTTCAAAATTAAACCCGTTGATATATTACGTATAATACATTTTAGCTGCCTGCAAGCTTTTACTGGTAACTTTTTTCTGTCGCTATTCTTTCTCTGCTCATGTTCACCTACCATTGGAAATCTCATCACATTGAATAAAGTTTACTGAAAACTTTTTATTGTAATCAAAAAGTGACATAACAGGGCTGTAATGTATTCTGCAAATCATTCTGCTGATATTTTATAACTGATACCAGCTTTTTTCTgccaggcaattaaaaaaaattcaaatgtgaaAATTTTCACAGTACAGTAAACTCCACCCAAACTAATTAATGGTGGTTAAAAATAAGATGCCCCAGCAAAACCTCTCATGTTACATGGTCACAACTCACAATTCTGTACAAAATGTTCACTTTATAAAGCTCTGATGTAAAAATCAAATAATCAAGCAGCAATATTTTAAGTGCAGCACAGGGTCTTTCATGTCATTATTTACAAAGCTTGAACTCGTTTACATTTTAACAAAATTTAATACAGATGACTTAGGAATTAAGTCAATTTTTCTTATCTGTCATTCTATATAGTGACAGATTTAACTTTTTGGTCATCTTTCTCTTTATCTTTGCTCTTCTTAGATTTCTTCttcttgtgtttgtgtttttggcTTTTCTCCAATTCAGATTCATTTCCAGTGTGTTTCTTATGCTTCTtgtgttttttgtgtttcttgtgcttctttttatctttcttctttttcttcttcttgctgtCTTGACTCTCTCctgagctggcactgctgctgtgGCTTCGGGTCTGGCTCTCAGAAGGGCTTTGACTACGACTGCGGCtaacactggggctgctttgactttGACTTCTGCTTGCATCAGGCTGGTCaacagtaggtgctgctgtctcCTCTTTAACTTTATCAACAGGCTTTTCTTTCGGTTCTTTAGaattttttcctgcagtttcttcATCTTTTGCAGATACATTACTCTCACTGTCACTTTCATTGTAGTCTGGTACAAATGCAGCCTCATCAGTTTCTCGAGTTAAATCAGAAGAGAGCCGTGATGAGTTGCTTACCTGAGGCTTAGGCTTGATGATGCTTTTATCATTTTGCAcagtcacattttctttctcattttttgcaTCTGGTGATTCAAGTCTCAAAGATGGCTTATTACCACCTGGCTCTTTTTCTTTATTGCTCTTTACTTCTGATacatgtttctctttctctttccctgaaTTTTTATCTGGAGGTTTGTGTTCTTCCAATGAACGCTTGGAATCATGAGCAGCTTTGTGATCAGACTGCCTTCGGTCACGCGGAGGACTGTAGCTGCTCCTTTTGGAATCTCCAGTGCTCTTTTTGGATGGCTCTGCTCGTTCGTCTCTCGGTTTACTTTTCTGTCCTGATGTAGACTCTCTGTTTCGAGAAGGTGAGTCTTTTCTCCTTGCTAACTCACTCTTTTCATCTCTGCGCTTGGAACTAGAATGATCTCTGTTGCTGTCATGGTCAGATTTTTTGTCTCGGTTAGGAGTAAAGTCTTTAGCAGTGGATCCACGCACAGTATCATGTTTCTCTGAAGATCTGCTCTCTTTGGAAgattgagaaatattttttccatttccttgttCAGTCCCACGTTCCGAGTGGTCTTTTTCTGGCTGAACACTGCTCTTTctcttctcagaagtgtcctTGTCTGACAAAGAATGATCCCGGTCTTTggttttccctttttcatttgaCATCGAGCTTTTTGAACCTTTTGCATCATGCTGGGAGCTTTCATAACTTGCTTCTTTTgtagttttttgtgttttttccaaaGGCTCAGCCTCTTTTTCATTGTGTTTCACGGGGTTTGGGGGCTTAGCACTTACATTTTTTACAACACTAGCAGGTTTTCCTACATTTGAGGGTACCTGGGTAGATTTAATGTCTTCCTCTTCGGACTCAAAGTCATCTTTATCCCACTTTGATTGAGGGACCTGGATCATAATAATGACGTCTTCAGCAGGGGCGGTTATATCATTATTATACTCCTCCATGGTCTTAATAACAGTTCGTTTTGTATCTGGCTTTTCCTCAGACTTTCTAACAGGGCTTCCTCCAGTAGAACTAgtgctaagaaaaaaaacaaaaaacaaaacccatacATCAATAAGGAGTAAgatacaagcacagccatcttTTGTTAACCCCAtgatacatttttataaaatgccCTTTGTTTAAACTCTAagtcttcagtatttttttcaaaacatgttcAATTAAAGGAAGAGACAAGAGAAAGGATGAGTCCACTGGCTAAGATTATGAGCAATCAATTAATTTAGTATCTTCCTACTACACATTTAATTAACAGAGACACAAGATTATCAGATTGGAGACTGTCTGATCTGGTAATTCCTTGATGTCCTATTTCTACGAATGGTAGATTGACTAGATATACATTCTTGTTATACCATAGAAGCAAGCATCAGTGGAACAAGAAATTTGTCCAGTCAAACTGTTTTACCCTCATGTCCAAGCTCTCCtttagaaaaatgtgtttttaaagcttCTTAGAATACCAAAACAGTATCTTATGTCCCCAACAATATCTTGCGTGTTTTGAATTTGCTTAGTCCTGCTTCTTTAGCCACTGAAACATACATAGTAACTCCACATAAGATCACTTCGGTTTCACATGCCACACAATGGAATATAGTAGAGATCTCTCCAAGGTACATGCCAGAAAAGCTGGTATTGGGCTGGACACAGTGCAGCTGTGTCAACATGGTACTGTGCTCAAAGTTAAAATCAATACACAATACTGGCAACTGAGCTGGTATTTCTACAAGGTATAATTCTGTGTCGTACCAACCGAAGTATATCACTATAGTACCCTGGGATTTCTAAAAATGTAATGTATTGCATGGTATAGGTGTGGCCTGTTATCCTTGTCTTTAGCAGTAAGCTGGATTTGAGGGAAGACAAAGAAGGGACACCAATCCATCCTCTTCACCTCAAAGAGTCAAATAACTTCATCTGACAGGGTAACaaataagaggagaaaaagatCCCAGAAACAAGGGTCAAACACATCACCTATGAATTAACCTTACCAGCATTCTATGTAGTACAGACTGATTTTCTTACACAAAATTAGATTTGACCCAATTACAGTTTGATGAAACAGCTCACACATTATTCAAACACTCATTTAGAATGGATTTAGCTGTTCCTTTCATTAGTCACCATaaagattttacatttttatagtgggcggaggggggaagggagggtgagaaaaaacaggaaaagtagtAAGATACCTGGTATAATCTACGAGAGTTGAACTAGATCCATCAGCTGCCGTtacttttcttcttgcttttcctttcactttttcttgtttaactttgctgctgcttggcTCAGGTTTCTCAGCAGGTTCTTTTGCAGGTGGTACATTTTCTCCACTCACAATCTTTTTGCCAGTTTCTCGGTTAAGTTTAATCTTTTTTGCAGGGGCAGTCAGAAAAGCAGATTTATCTTTTTCTGGagttctctctgttttttcaCCATCAGGCTCAGTCTTCCCCTTTGGTGATGTTTTTGATTCAGCAGTTTCTGGTTTAGAGGCCTTTATGGAAGTGGCTTCGTGTTCTTTATCAACCTTTTcatctgcctttctctttcttttttcaggttttgcATCAGAAGGCTTGCTTTTCTCAACTGTTTTTTTAGACTTTTCATCTTTGTTGGAGGGCTTCTCTGACTTGATTTCTTTTGGATGATCCTTCTTGGCCTTTTCCTCCTTGGCTGGTCTGGTTTCTGGGTGATCTTTTGTCACTTTTGGATGAACCTTCCGTGGTGTACCAAGAGTCTTCTCGTCCTTTTGAGATGAGGATGTTTTAACACTGTCTGTCTTTGGCAActcctcctttgcttttttcGCAGGAGGTTCTGTTCGAGGAGATTTTTCGCGATCAGTGTCTACCTTCTCCTGGGAAGCTTTAGTTGGTTTTACTATACTGTCTTTCTTAGGAGGAACAGCTACTTCTGTTTTCCGTTTTGTCTTATCAACTTTCGCTTTTGgcttatccttttcttttttttccttttcagacacTGGTTTAAAAGCAATAGAATCTGCTTCCATAGGTTCGTCTCTCACAGGGGTGGCATCATCTCTATTTGGGACCATGAACAGAGAGTCTGCTTTGATGTCTTCTGCTGTAACTGGTTCTCTTGGTTTTCTTGCACCTTCTAACAACTCAGCATTGGGAAATCCTTCATTTTCATcgccttttcttctctttcggtgttttttatgtttatttcccTTGCCATCTCCCAGTGGATTTTCCACctccttttcttttgattttgtagGATCTTTGATGCCATGGCTCTCTCTTCCAGAAGGTTTTTCAGGGTAATTTCCACCTATATTACGATTTCTATGGCTTTGCCCACCAGCATAATCCTCCCTACGACCCCGAGCATATGGTGAATTCTCTCGTCTGGTTCCAGGTGGACCAAACCTCTCCGGAGAAAAGTTCTCTCTATTTACTGGAGGTCGAGGTTGAGCTCCAACAGCATAGCCCTTGTAAAACTTTTCATACCATTCTCTATAATTCCTTTCCCATTCTCtgtatctttctttttcaaatggatCTCTAAAATCGACAGATCTGCCATAGTAAGCTTTCATATCATATGGCGGAACTTCTCTGTATCTGTTAAAAtactccctttctccttccccttgtGGTATAGTCCTTTTGGTGGGAGACTGGCCTCTGAATATTGGAGATCTTGATCGTGAATGGTATCTTCTATATGGTGGTGATCTTGACCTTGAGCGGTGATAACCATGTGACCTTGATCTAGAACGATAGTTACGactttttcctttgcctcttcttgGATACGGAGGTGATCGTGAGTAGGAACGTGAATGGGAACGACTAAACGACCGAGAGtaggagcgggagcgggaagagCCTGATCTTGACTTGGAGTAGGTATATGAACTTCTAGAGTAAGATGAAGCACTATAGGGAGACTTGGAccttaaaaaaaacacaataaaaaaaaataaatgaagttaaTTCAAAACAGTTGCTCAACCcaattttttcctctcaaatttgtttttttctcctctctccataTGCTTATGTCAAAGCTTCTTTCAGCTGCTGACATAATGCTACTGCAAATTGAAGAACTCGATAACATgtaaaagtttctccttacaaGACAGAACAGCTGCTGCTTTGTTAGTGTAAAAACATATAGGAAGAGTAAGTCTAATTCCACTCACTTCTATCATATTAACTTCCATATCTATTGATTTATTTAAGGTGGTGTATACTGGCCTCTACTGGTACAAGAATGCATAAATTTTTCACTCGTCAGCAACTACATGATGTGCAAATCATTTTTGTTGCAGTAAGATGCAAAAAGAGCAAGTCTTAATGGCTACAGTGCAGTACCAAGCATCAACAGAACATGATTTAGCCTGAAGACAGTAAAGCTAAGTTTTAAAATGCTAGCTCAGTCAATTTAACTTTACTGCTTATTTGGCAATTTATGGAAAGATGTGTAATACTTTGTACTGCAATGTTACACACAGTACTACTTGATCAACACTTCTATCTAGATGTCCTAGCAAAGTTTTGCACATATCT
This region of Dromaius novaehollandiae isolate bDroNov1 chromosome 14, bDroNov1.hap1, whole genome shotgun sequence genomic DNA includes:
- the RBBP6 gene encoding E3 ubiquitin-protein ligase RBBP6 isoform X1, whose translation is MSCVHYKFSSKLNYDTVTFDGLHISLCDLKRQIMGREKLKAADCDLQITNAQTKEEYTDDNALIPKNSSVIVRRIPIGGVKATSKTYVMTPKSHKILETAFRSRTEPVSGTSKAIDDSSASISLAQLTKTANLAEANASEEDKIKAMMSQSGHEYDPINYMKKPLGPPPPSYTCFRCGKPGHYIKNCPTNGDKNFESVPRIKKSTGIPRSFMMEVKDPNTKGAMLTNTGKYAIPTIDAEAYAIGKKEKPPFLPEEPSSSSEEDDPIPDELLCLICKDIMNDAVVIPCCGNSYCDECIRTALLESEEHTCPTCHQTDVSPDALIANKFLRQAVNNFKNETGYTKRLRKQIQQQQQQQPPPPPPPPPPLMRQTITRNLQPLLRPTISRQQDPLMIPLAALSSHSAAALSLAPGHSAMAAALPVNPSSAAVSDLPPAVSLSLRSEKPDGPFHDPDTVLPPAALVTASELVKSSSVLSIGSLMEEKGYQVPVLRQPALQSLLGSQGQSIPTTGQPMRASTVRSAGSRPGWEPSSNRGRPHSERTQRTQAPTLPASTPVFVPVPPPPLYPPPPHALPLPPGVPPPQFPPQFPPGQPPSAGYTVPPPGYPPAPANMSSAWVPTAVPTAHSNTIPTTQAPPLSREEFYREQRRLKEEEKKKSKLDEFTNDFAKELMEYKKIQKERRRSFSRSKSPYSASSYSRSSYTYSKSRSGSSRSRSYSRSFSRSHSRSYSRSPPYPRRGKGKSRNYRSRSRSHGYHRSRSRSPPYRRYHSRSRSPIFRGQSPTKRTIPQGEGEREYFNRYREVPPYDMKAYYGRSVDFRDPFEKERYREWERNYREWYEKFYKGYAVGAQPRPPVNRENFSPERFGPPGTRRENSPYARGRREDYAGGQSHRNRNIGGNYPEKPSGRESHGIKDPTKSKEKEVENPLGDGKGNKHKKHRKRRKGDENEGFPNAELLEGARKPREPVTAEDIKADSLFMVPNRDDATPVRDEPMEADSIAFKPVSEKEKKEKDKPKAKVDKTKRKTEVAVPPKKDSIVKPTKASQEKVDTDREKSPRTEPPAKKAKEELPKTDSVKTSSSQKDEKTLGTPRKVHPKVTKDHPETRPAKEEKAKKDHPKEIKSEKPSNKDEKSKKTVEKSKPSDAKPEKRKRKADEKVDKEHEATSIKASKPETAESKTSPKGKTEPDGEKTERTPEKDKSAFLTAPAKKIKLNRETGKKIVSGENVPPAKEPAEKPEPSSSKVKQEKVKGKARRKVTAADGSSSTLVDYTSTSSTGGSPVRKSEEKPDTKRTVIKTMEEYNNDITAPAEDVIIMIQVPQSKWDKDDFESEEEDIKSTQVPSNVGKPASVVKNVSAKPPNPVKHNEKEAEPLEKTQKTTKEASYESSQHDAKGSKSSMSNEKGKTKDRDHSLSDKDTSEKRKSSVQPEKDHSERGTEQGNGKNISQSSKESRSSEKHDTVRGSTAKDFTPNRDKKSDHDSNRDHSSSKRRDEKSELARRKDSPSRNRESTSGQKSKPRDERAEPSKKSTGDSKRSSYSPPRDRRQSDHKAAHDSKRSLEEHKPPDKNSGKEKEKHVSEVKSNKEKEPGGNKPSLRLESPDAKNEKENVTVQNDKSIIKPKPQVSNSSRLSSDLTRETDEAAFVPDYNESDSESNVSAKDEETAGKNSKEPKEKPVDKVKEETAAPTVDQPDASRSQSQSSPSVSRSRSQSPSESQTRSHSSSASSGESQDSKKKKKKKDKKKHKKHKKHKKHKKHTGNESELEKSQKHKHKKKKSKKSKDKEKDDQKVKSVTI